A genomic region of Xiphophorus couchianus chromosome 9, X_couchianus-1.0, whole genome shotgun sequence contains the following coding sequences:
- the myoc gene encoding myocilin isoform X1 — translation MFFLSLLCICGLLLRGDAQDRASLWRGNDRSGRCQYTFTVPSPAEATCPQAGGPELDGLKARLGVLEALVAQLGGKDVQPRGGQPGAAARPQPELQEALSRAVAERNLLQGEKERLQRELDTLKLRMEEMRRETERLRSRPCLSQSPMAAATATQQDWGRGRLAAGSSQMSHLMTRPNRQGDSSNPRDSTWLHGAQGFQEVKAEVTEVPAPDGNVDNTGCGQLISVGEPVTHRKADNIAGKYGVWMQDPEAVSPYGASMLWRIDTIGTEVRQLYGYDDMEQLSKGFPSKVLLLPDPLESTGATIYRGSLYYQRRLSRTLIRYDLASENVAARRELPHAGFHGQFPYSWGGYTDIDLSVDEKGLWAVYSTSKAQGAIVISKLDPHSLEVKRSWETSIRKASVANSFMICGKLYTVASYAARDTTINQVYDTATSQLKAVSIPFKNKYGYNSMIDYSLAQRKLFAWDNFHLVSYDLRLGRQQAN, via the exons ATGTTCTTCCTCTCCTTGCTGTGCATATGTGGTCTCCTGCTGCGAGGTGATGCCCAGGACCGAGCCTCCCTGTGGAGGGGGAATGACCGGAGCGGCCGATGCCAGTACACCTTCACCGTGCCCAGCCCCGCGGAGGCCACCTGCCCTCAGGCTGGAGGTCCAGAGCTGGACGGCCTGAAGGCCAGGCTCGGTGTGCTGGAGGCGCTGGTGGCCCAGCTCGGCGGGAAGGACGTTCAGCCGCGGGGAGGCCAGCCGGGGGCCGCTGCCAGACCGCAGCCCGAGCTCCAGGAGGCTCTCAGCCGAGCGGTGGCAGAGAGGAACCTGCTGCAAGGGGAGAAAGAGAGGCTGCAGAGGGAGCTGGACACGCTGAAGCTCAGGATGGAGGAGATGAGGCGGGAGACGGAGAGGCTGAGGAGCAGACCCTGCCTGTCTCAGAGCCCAATGGCAGCTGCCACCGCCACCCAGCAAGACTGGGGCAGAGGCAGACTGGCTGCTG GTTCCAGTCAGATGTCCCACCTGATGACGAGGCCCAACCGGCAGGGCGACAGCAGCAACCCGAGAG ATTCAACCTGGCTGCATGGAGCCCAGGGCTTTCAGGAGGTGAAGGCTGAGGTGACCGAGGTGCCTGCACCAGACGGCAATGTCGACAACACAG GATGCGGGCAGCTGATCTCCGTGGGCGAGCCGGTCACCCACAGGAAGGCCGACAACATCGCAGGTAAATACGGTGTCTGGATGCAGGATCCTGAGGCCGTTTCCCCCTATGGAGCCAGCATGCTCTGGCGCATCGACACGATTGGCACCGAGGTCAGGCAGCTGTATGGGTATGATGACATGGAGCAGCTCTCCAAAGGCTTCCCTTCCAAG GTCCTGCTGCTGCCAGACCCATTGGAAAGCACCGGGGCCACGATATACCGAGGGTCCCTGTACTACCAGAGACGGCTGAGTCGCACCCTGATCCGCTATGACCTGGCCTCTGAGAACGTGGCGGCCCGTCGCGAACTCCCCCACGCTGGCTTCCATGGCCAGTTCCCCTACTCCTGGGGCGGGTACACGGACATCGACCTGTCTGTGGACGAGAAGGGGCTGTGGGCCGTATACTCCACCAGCAAGGCCCAAGGAGCCATTGTGATCTCGAAGCTGGACCCACACAGTCTGGAGGTGAAGAGGAGCTGGGAGACGAGCATCAGGAAGGCGTCCGTGGCCAACTCCTTCATGATCTGCGGGAAGCTTTACACCGTGGCCAGCTACGCAGCCCGTGACACCACCATCAACCAGGTGTACGACACAGCAACCAGCCAGCTGAAGGCCGTGTCCATTCCCTTCAAGAACAAGTACGGCTACAACAGCATGATTGACTACAGCTTGGCCCAAAGGAAGCTGTTTGCCTGGGACAACTTCCACCTAGTGTCCTACGACCTCAGGCTGGGTCGTCAGCAGGCTAACTGA
- the myoc gene encoding myocilin isoform X2, translating to MFFLSLLCICGLLLRGDAQDRASLWRGNDRSGRCQYTFTVPSPAEATCPQAGGPELDGLKARLGVLEALVAQLGGKDVQPRGGQPGAAARPQPELQEALSRAVAERNLLQGEKERLQRELDTLKLRMEEMRRETERLRSRPCLSQSPMAAATATQQDWGRGRLAADSTWLHGAQGFQEVKAEVTEVPAPDGNVDNTGCGQLISVGEPVTHRKADNIAGKYGVWMQDPEAVSPYGASMLWRIDTIGTEVRQLYGYDDMEQLSKGFPSKVLLLPDPLESTGATIYRGSLYYQRRLSRTLIRYDLASENVAARRELPHAGFHGQFPYSWGGYTDIDLSVDEKGLWAVYSTSKAQGAIVISKLDPHSLEVKRSWETSIRKASVANSFMICGKLYTVASYAARDTTINQVYDTATSQLKAVSIPFKNKYGYNSMIDYSLAQRKLFAWDNFHLVSYDLRLGRQQAN from the exons ATGTTCTTCCTCTCCTTGCTGTGCATATGTGGTCTCCTGCTGCGAGGTGATGCCCAGGACCGAGCCTCCCTGTGGAGGGGGAATGACCGGAGCGGCCGATGCCAGTACACCTTCACCGTGCCCAGCCCCGCGGAGGCCACCTGCCCTCAGGCTGGAGGTCCAGAGCTGGACGGCCTGAAGGCCAGGCTCGGTGTGCTGGAGGCGCTGGTGGCCCAGCTCGGCGGGAAGGACGTTCAGCCGCGGGGAGGCCAGCCGGGGGCCGCTGCCAGACCGCAGCCCGAGCTCCAGGAGGCTCTCAGCCGAGCGGTGGCAGAGAGGAACCTGCTGCAAGGGGAGAAAGAGAGGCTGCAGAGGGAGCTGGACACGCTGAAGCTCAGGATGGAGGAGATGAGGCGGGAGACGGAGAGGCTGAGGAGCAGACCCTGCCTGTCTCAGAGCCCAATGGCAGCTGCCACCGCCACCCAGCAAGACTGGGGCAGAGGCAGACTGGCTGCTG ATTCAACCTGGCTGCATGGAGCCCAGGGCTTTCAGGAGGTGAAGGCTGAGGTGACCGAGGTGCCTGCACCAGACGGCAATGTCGACAACACAG GATGCGGGCAGCTGATCTCCGTGGGCGAGCCGGTCACCCACAGGAAGGCCGACAACATCGCAGGTAAATACGGTGTCTGGATGCAGGATCCTGAGGCCGTTTCCCCCTATGGAGCCAGCATGCTCTGGCGCATCGACACGATTGGCACCGAGGTCAGGCAGCTGTATGGGTATGATGACATGGAGCAGCTCTCCAAAGGCTTCCCTTCCAAG GTCCTGCTGCTGCCAGACCCATTGGAAAGCACCGGGGCCACGATATACCGAGGGTCCCTGTACTACCAGAGACGGCTGAGTCGCACCCTGATCCGCTATGACCTGGCCTCTGAGAACGTGGCGGCCCGTCGCGAACTCCCCCACGCTGGCTTCCATGGCCAGTTCCCCTACTCCTGGGGCGGGTACACGGACATCGACCTGTCTGTGGACGAGAAGGGGCTGTGGGCCGTATACTCCACCAGCAAGGCCCAAGGAGCCATTGTGATCTCGAAGCTGGACCCACACAGTCTGGAGGTGAAGAGGAGCTGGGAGACGAGCATCAGGAAGGCGTCCGTGGCCAACTCCTTCATGATCTGCGGGAAGCTTTACACCGTGGCCAGCTACGCAGCCCGTGACACCACCATCAACCAGGTGTACGACACAGCAACCAGCCAGCTGAAGGCCGTGTCCATTCCCTTCAAGAACAAGTACGGCTACAACAGCATGATTGACTACAGCTTGGCCCAAAGGAAGCTGTTTGCCTGGGACAACTTCCACCTAGTGTCCTACGACCTCAGGCTGGGTCGTCAGCAGGCTAACTGA